In the genome of Lynx canadensis isolate LIC74 chromosome X, mLynCan4.pri.v2, whole genome shotgun sequence, one region contains:
- the PBDC1 gene encoding protein PBDC1 isoform X2, with product MAWAMKAMQHAEVYYKLISSVDPQFLKLTKVDDQIYSEFRKNFEKLRIDVLDPEELKSESAKEKWRPFCLKFDGIVEDFNYGTLLRLDCSQGYTEENTIFAPRIQFFAIEIARNREGYNKAVYISVHDKEVEKEGNHGREKADSGRAEEKGAKREGEKVKTNKGEEKEKEANKEINKSSETAM from the exons ATGGCTTGGGCCATGAAAGCAATGCAGCATGCTGAAGTCTACTACAAG CTCATTTCATCAGTTGACCCACAGTTCCTGAAACTCACCAAAGTGGATGACCAAATCTATTCTGAGTTTCGAAAAAATTTTGAGAAACTCAGGATAGATGTGTTGGACCCAGAAGAGCTCAAATCAGAATCAGCTAAAGAG AAGTGGAGGCCATTTTGCTTGAAGTTTGACGGAATTGTAGAAGACTTCAACTATGGTACTTTGCTGCGACTGGATTGTTCTCAGGGCTACACTGAGGAAAACACCATCTTTG CCCCCAGGATACAATTTTTTGCCATTGAAATTGCTCGGAACCGGGAAGGCTATAACAAAGCAGTTTACATCAGTGTTCATGAcaaagaagtagagaaagaaggcAACCATGGAAGAGAGAAAGCTGACAGTGgaagagcagaagagaaaggagccaaaagagaaggagaaaaagtgaaaaccaacaaaggagaagaaaaagagaaagaagccaacaAAGAAATCAACAAGAGTAGTGAAACAGCTATGTAA